The Aedes aegypti strain LVP_AGWG chromosome 3, AaegL5.0 Primary Assembly, whole genome shotgun sequence genome contains a region encoding:
- the LOC110678604 gene encoding zinc finger protein 25-like: MDVCRTCMKPHRKKRNRKVVSIFSELDGAFIANIIADCTAVEIKENDVLPSTICTDCFETVKLLAAFTTTVRDSDSRLRQMCKAEPAEDDLKDLSVTHFLEVKSEPAERIVNETGEEVQADDFEPEDDTDSEWDGSDEEEDRTVKRKRLGLKSKPKPRRRDGSPLPRTRKRYARKPRPHKVPIQSKEDLQLNEEERELFTVIEVPSGCHVCCGCLKIFDSAGELEAHRKLTHVWKMESLMKPSSKIVCDGCLHRYGSESSMQYHKKRVQLLKVVWECNKCKLRFKVAAKRREHLRLHPEDEPVALIARFKETTKQEFGWMCCALRCTESFATEQDLLTHAHAAHWIDRQKADLEAADKPEQCLVCYQRFADRRKIVTHQRRKYKRENFQCALCGLKFSTRSQLNSHEVKEHGSKAFQCKICDRNFTDKSSMKSHLKNMHTDEKPYQCTVCGMTFRQKGNLTIHMSNHVVDPQFKCEVCFKMFKAKLHLKYHMRTHTGEKPYKCRVCGHAFANHTNCRRHEMTHTGEKPHKCSYCEKSFSLKRMLIEHESTHTGEPVVKCKICNQRFGQQSELDSHMETIHTVCEDGDSYSVENSEEQPIAQPQYIQIVQQEPAQRAPNVTAHTSSLTIQPATVAIYNVIPSTAGKYGYVLKL, encoded by the exons ATGGACGTTTGCCGAACCTGTATGAAGCCCCACCGGAAAAAGCGAAACCGCAAAGTGGTTTCCATCTTCTCCGAGTTGGATGGAGCATTCATAGCAAACATAATCGCGGATTGCACCGCCGTTGAG ATTAAGGAGAACGATGTCTTACCATCAACGATTTGCACCGACTGCTTCGAAACGGTGAAACTTTTGGCTGCCTTCACGACAACGGTCCGCGACAGCGATTCTAGGCTCCGTCAGATGTGTAAAGCGGAACCAGCCGAGGACGATTTGAAGGACCTGTCCGTTACTCATTTTCTAGAGGTAAAGTCCGAACCTGCGGAAAGGATCGTTAATGAGACCGGGGAGGAGGTTCAGGCTGATGATTTTGAGCCTGAAGATGATACCGATAGCGAATGGGATGGAAGTGACGAAGAGGAGGACCGAACGGTTAAAAGGAAAAGGCTTGGATTGAAGTCAAAACCTAAACCTCGGAGAAGAGACGGAAGTCCTCTGCCTAGGACGAGGAAGCGATATGCACGGAAACCGAGACCACATAAAGTCCCTATTCAAAGCAAGGAAGATCTGCAACTCAACGAAGAGGAGAGAGAATTGTTCACGGTTATTGAAGTTCCCTCAGGATGCCACGTTTGCTGTGGCTGTTTAAAGATATTTGATTCTGCTGGAGAGCTGGAAGCTCATCGTAAGCTGACTCACGTTTGGAAGATGGAAAGCTTGATGAAACCAAGCTCGAAAATAGTTTGCGACGGGTGTCTGCATCGATACGGTTCCGAAAGTTCTATGCAATATCACAAAAAGCGTGTCCAACTGTTGAAAGTCGTTTGGGAATGTAACAAATGCAAACTACGTTTTAAGGTAGCAGCTAAACGGCGGGAGCATCTCCGACTGCACCCGGAAGACGAACCCGTAGCCTTAATAGCACGATTCAAGGAAACGACCAAACAGGAATTCGGCTGGATGTGCTGTGCCTTAAGATGTACGGAATCCTTCGCGACAGAGCAGGATTTGCTTACCCATGCACACGCAGCTCACTGGATCGACCGGCAAAAGGCCGACCTGGAAGCCGCAGACAAACCGGAACAGTGCCTGGTCTGCTATCAACGGTTTGCCGATAGGAGAAAAATTGTCACACACCAGCGGCGGAAATACAAGCGGGAAAACTTCCAGTGCGCGCTTTGTGGGCTGAAATTTAGCACCAGATCGCAGCTGAACAGTCACGAAGTCAAGGAACACGGCAGTAAGGCGTTCCAGTGTAAAATCTGCGACAGGAACTTCACCGACAAATCGAGCATGAAAAGTCACTTGAAGAACATGCACACGGATGAGAAGCCGTACCAG TGTACCGTTTGTGGAATGACGTTCCGCCAGAAGGGCAATTTGACCATTCATATGTCCAACCATGTGGTGGATCCGCAGTTCAAGTGTGAG GTGTGCTTTAAAATGTTCAAGGCAAAACTTCATCTGAAATATCACATGCGAACTCACACCGGGGAGAAACCGTACAAGTGCCGAGTTTGTGGCCACGCTTTTGCCAATCATACCAACTGTAGGCGGCATGAAATGACTCATACAG GAGAAAAACCACACAAATGTTCTTACTGTGAAAAGTCATTCAGTTTAAAAAGAATGCTGATAGAGCATGAAAGCACTCACACCG GCGAACCAGTGGTCAAATGCAAAATATGCAATCAACGGTTCGGACAGCAAAGCGAGCTCGATAGCCACATGGAGACGATCCATACCGTTTGCGAAGATGGCGATAGTTATAGTGTCGAGAACAGTGAAGAACAACCAATTGCACAACCCCAATATATACAAATTGTCCAACAAGAGCCTGCTCAACGGGCGCCAAACGTTACTGCGCACACATCCAGTTTAACAATCCAGCCTGCAACAGTTGCAATTTATAACGTCATTCCATCAACTGCGGGGAAGTATGGTTACGTTTTAAAACTGTGA